One genomic window of Camelina sativa cultivar DH55 chromosome 5, Cs, whole genome shotgun sequence includes the following:
- the LOC104788109 gene encoding serine/arginine repetitive matrix protein 1 codes for MSEGSRRSRVTITLGRSGQVVNRDASDIDAGYELPRVGTKRSAKERLGNQLDSSLYGGSEEVVSKRQRGEASLSGNDLQISQNDLRFKLLQKNAQRQAQSNEGSTMDLREKLSRSEQPPRSLDTRPRMAEPRDVPLPSSRTARGSSQMISSSSSYAPWALEDLRQRSPERFVDTSRGPSPPRNDGRMIGIPRAPSPPRNAGRIIGSPRDRSPPRNAGRIGSPRGRSPLRNAGRIGSPRDRSPPRNAGRIGSPRYRSPPRNAGRIGSPRDRSPPRNAGRIGSPRYRSPPRNARRIGSPRDRSPPRNAGRRIDSPRDLSSPPRSTRSFSSASRALSPARNVGSYMGSSLGFSPPRNPRSYMGSSRGSPPRSNIEDFHGRSRMLDDVRAPYPVRGVLNGQAPTSGAPFARPMLPPPVPNPHPLPPLSQLPPFGSMMQNNPFSVEEPLTVDSFLNSIGLGKYSLAFKREEVDMTTIKQMKESDLKDLIIPMGPRKKILQAIASLPTR; via the exons ATGTCAGAAGGTTCGAGACGGAGTAGGGTCACTATTACTCTAGGGCGTAGCGGTCAG GTTGTGAATCGAGATGCAAGTGATATAGATGCTGGTTATGAGTTGCCTAGAGTTGGGACCAAGCGGTCTGCTAAAGAAAGATTAGGGAATCAGTTAGATAGTTCTCTTTACGGAGGAAGCGAAGAAGTGGTCAGTAAAAG GCAAAGAGGGGAAGCAAGTTTAAGTGGAAATG ATTTGCAGATCAGTCAAAATGATCTCCGATTCAAACTGCTGCAGAAAAACGCCCAGAGACAAGCTCAGAGCAATGAAGGTAGCACTATGGATCTTCGTGAAAAGCTCTCCAGGAGCGAGCAGCCTCCACGTAGCCTTGATACTCGACCACGTATGGCTGAGCCGAGGGATGTTCCTTTACCTTCATCAAGAACTGCTCGTGGTTCCTCTCAGATGATTTCATCAAGTAGTTCGTATGCTCCATGGGCCCTGGAAGATTTACGACAAAGGTCTCCAGAGAGATTTGTGGATACTTCCAGGGGCCCATCACCTCCAAGAAATGATGGACGTATGATTGGCATTCCAAGGGCTCCATCGCCCCCAAGAAATGCTGGAAGGATAATTGGCAGTCCAAGGGATAGATCACCTCCAAGAAATGCTGGAAGGATTGGCAGTCCAAGGGGTAGATCACCTCTACGAAATGCTGGAAGGATCGGTAGTCCGAGGGATAGATCACCTCCAAGAAATGCTGGAAGGATTGGTAGTCCAAGGTATAGATCACCTCCAAGAAATGCTGGAAGGATTGGCAGTCCAAGGGATAGATCACCTCCACGAAATGCTGGAAGGATTGGTAGTCCAAGGTATAGATCACCTCCACGAAATGCTAGAAGGATTGGCAGTCCAAGGGATAGATCACCTCCAAGAAATGCTGGAAGGAGAATTGACTCTCCAAGGGATCTATCATCACCGCCAAGGAGCACCAGAAGCTTCAGTAGTGCTTCTAGGGCTCTGTCCCCAGCTAGAAATGTGGGAAGCTACATGGGATCTTCTCTGGGGTTTTCCCCTCCTAGGAATCCTCGAAGCTACATGGGTTCTTCCAGGGGTTCTCCTCCACGTAGTAATATTGAAGATTTTCATGGACGAAGCAGGATGCTTGATGATGTGAGAGCGCCGTATCCTGTTAGAGGTGTACTAAATGGTCAAGCCCCAACAAGTGGTGCTCCTTTCGCGAGGCCAATGTTACCTCCTCCAGTCCCAAACCCACACCCGTTGCCTCCTTTGAGCCAGCTCCCTCCTTTTGGAAGTATGATGCAGAACAATCCCTTCTCT GTGGAAGAGCCTCTAACAGTTGATAGCTTTCTAAACTCAATTGGACTTGGAAAATACTCCCTTGCCTTTAAGAGAGAGGAA GTGGATATGACCACAATAAAACAGATGAAAGAAAGTGATCTAAAAGATCTCATCATACCAATG GGTCCAAGGAAGAAGATCCTTCAGGCTATAGCGTCCCTTCCGACGCGGTAG